One Salmo salar chromosome ssa01, Ssal_v3.1, whole genome shotgun sequence DNA window includes the following coding sequences:
- the LOC106602871 gene encoding LOW QUALITY PROTEIN: D-aspartate oxidase (The sequence of the model RefSeq protein was modified relative to this genomic sequence to represent the inferred CDS: inserted 2 bases in 2 codons; deleted 2 bases in 2 codons; substituted 1 base at 1 genomic stop codon) produces FVTFRFRKAGGLVVKHKVNXISRNXAARDMSVNCPSLGAKSLVGDSQVYPVRGQVLKAQAPWLQHFIRNGEGQFYIYPRMHSVTMGGTPGEQADDWHLKVDPSDSQGILECCSRLEPSLSRARVLGVSVGLRQGRKNVQVERALVLLGXRQVPVVHNYGHGGWSESVSMRGPPGP; encoded by the exons TTTGTGACTTTTAGGTTTAGAAAAGCAGGAGGCTTGGTTGTGAAGCATAAAGTAA ACATCTCCAGGAACTAAGCAGCCAGGGATATGTCAGTCAACTGCCCCAGTCTGGGGGCCAAGTCTTTAGTAGGGGACTCTCAGGTCTACCCTGTTAGG GGACAGGTCCTGAAG gcCCAGGCCCCCTGGCTCCAACACTTCATCCGGAATGGTGAAGGGCAGTTCTACATCTACCCAAGGATGCACAGCGTGACGATGGGCGGCACACCAGGCGA GCAGGCGGACGACTGGCACTTGAAGGTGGATCCAAGTGACAGCCAGGGCATCCTGGAGTGCTGT AGCAGGCTAGAGCCGTCCCTGAGCAGGGCCAGGGTCCTGGGGGTGTCTGTGGGGCTGAGACAGGGTAGGAAGAATGTCCAGGTGGAGAGGGCACTTGTCCTCCTGG GCCGACAGGTACCTGTGGTGCATAACTATGGCCATGGGGGCTGGTCGGAAAGTGTCTCCATGAGAGGCCCCCCAGGGCCATAG